A genomic segment from Glycine max cultivar Williams 82 chromosome 1, Glycine_max_v4.0, whole genome shotgun sequence encodes:
- the LOC100775737 gene encoding RNase P Rpr2/Rpp21 subunit domain-containing protein encodes MGKKGGAKKLESASHTPISLREEATGKIQTKAASNTKSKLRFEHLKNLAVWATTIPSLGAFYGHQFATFGEATGIPPDPSLITCQRCETILQPGFNSTVRIEKNKSKVRHRHKKSCNITQNKVVYKCHFCLHQNLKRGTLKGHIKGICPSKDKSLLELTPPSISITSDSSKLEKAIVSKDESNEIHLFPSRVVAKDITLVNGLATPSSTNTTTLLEGKKRRRESSLSKNAIKTINKSAKEVAKSTSTSSKRRRKSWTSLKEIAQSNEHKKNQIANLTIPFYL; translated from the exons ATGGGCAAGAAAGGAGGGGCCAAAAAATTGGAGTCTGCGTCTCACACTCCAATATCATTGAGAGAAGAAGCCACCGGAAAAATACAAACCAAGGCAGCCTCTAACACCAAGTCCAAATTGAGATTTGAACACTTGAAAAACCTAGCAGTGTGGGCCACCACCATACCATCTTTGGGTGCCTTCTATGGTCACCAATTCGCTACCTTTGGAGAGGCCACCGGAATACCACCTGATCCTTCTTTAATAACTTGCCAAAG ATGTGAAACTATTCTTCAACCTGGATTTAATTCAACTGTACGAATTGAGAAGAATAAATCAAAGGTCAGGCATAGGCACAAGAAGTCTTGTAACATCACTCAAAACAAGGTAGTGTACAAGTGCCATTTTTGTTTGCATCAAAATCTGAAGAGAGGGACCCTTAAGGGACACATAAAAGGAATCTGTCCATCAAAAGATAAATCATTATTAGAGTTAACACCTCCATCAATATCCATCACAAGTGATTCTTCTAAATTAGAGAAAGCCATTGTAAGCAAAGATGAATCCAATGAAATACATCTGTTTCCTTCAAGAGTTGTGGCTAAGGATATCACTCTTGTGAACGGTTTAGCTACTCCGTCAAGTACAAATACAACAACTTTGTTAGAAGGAAAGAAGAGAAGGAGAGAGAGTTCCTTGTCTAAGAACGCCATTAAAACTATAAACAAGTCTGCAAAAGAAGTAGCAAAATCCACAAGTACATCCAGCAAAAGACGAAGAAAATCTTGGACTAGTTTAAAGGAAATTGCTCAGAGCAACgaacataagaaaaatcaaattgctAATTTAACAATCCCTTTCTATTTATAA
- the LOC100775188 gene encoding glutamate--cysteine ligase, chloroplastic isoform X2: MGSLDLKWNSSGCMVLRKVESTKTKGEDMSSLCGSSAYLYKRRGRRIRCREQRVNIVATGPAIDHAPVIAKPLTKDDLIDYFVSGCKPKHNWRIGTEHEKFGFELKTLRPINYKQISALLNRIATRFDWEKIMEGDNIIGLKNGKQSISLEPGGQFELSGMPLKTLHQTCDEINSHLYQAKTVAEEMGIGFLGLGFQPKWRLEDIPGVPKVRYNIMQNHLGKFGSPTIESLFMTCSVQVNLDFSSEADMIKKMRASIALQPLAAALFANSPFKEGVPNGYLTIRSHRVGQMDKSRAGILPFVFYDTFGFEKYVDYALDVPMLFVYRKNKYIDCRGMSFRDFMAGKLPVIPGQVPTLGDWENHLTTIFPEVRLKRYMEMRGADDGPLEMLCALPAFWVGLLYDEVSLQNVLDMIADWTPEDIQNLRNKIETRSNIYRFAGWLGQKMLK, encoded by the exons ATGGGATCCCTTGATCTGAAATGGAACTCATCGGGATGCATGGTTTTGAGAAAGGTAGAGTCAACTAAAACTAAAGGGGAAGATATGTCTTCCCTGTGTGGTAGTTCAGCCTATCTGTACAaaaggagaggaagaagaataaGATGCAGAGAACAAAGAGTAAATATTGTTGCTACGGGGCCAGCCATAGATCATGCTCCTGTTATTGCCAAGCCCTTGACTAAAGATGATCTAATTGACTACTTCGTATCTGGTTGCAAGCCCAAACATAACTGGAG AATAGGTACAGAGCACGAGAAGTTTGGTTTTGAGCTTAAAACTTTACGTCCgattaattacaaacaaatatcaGCTTTACTCAATCGCATAGCTACAAGATTTGATTGGGAAAAAATAATGGAAGGTGACAACATCATAGGACTCAAAAAT GGCAAGCAAAGCATATCATTAGAACCTGGTGGTCAATTTGAGCTTAGTGGTATGCCTTTGAAAACATTGCATCAAACTTGTGATGAGATTAATTCACATCTCTATCAG GCTAAAACTGTTGCTGAGGAAATGGGAATTGGATTTTTGGGATTAGGTTTTCAGCCTAAATGGAGACTGGAAGACATACCTGGAGTGCCTAAG GTACGATATAACATCATGCAAAATCACTTGGGTAAATTTGGCTCACCTACAATTGAATCATTGTTCATGACATGCTCAGTTCAG GTCAACCTGGACTTCAGTTCTGAAGCAGACATGATCAAGAAAATGCGTGCCAGTATTGCTTTGCAGCCT TTGGCAGCAGCCTTATTCGCTAATTCACCTTTCAAGGAAGGGGTTCCAAATGGTTATCTCACCATAAGAAG CCATAGGGTGGGTCAGATGGACAAAAGTCGCGCTGGCATACTCCCCTTTGTTTTTTATGACACTTTCGG GTTTGAGAAGTATGTTGATTACGCTCTTGATGTGCCAATGTTGTTTGTTTATCGAAAAAACAAGTACATTGACTGCCGGGGCATGTCATTCAgg GACTTCATGGCAGGTAAACTCCCTGTCATTCCTGGTCAGGTGCCAACGCTTGGTGACTGGGAAAATCATCTAACAACTATATTTCCTGAG GTCAGGCTAAAGAGGTACATGGAAATGAGGGGTGCTGATGATGGCCCTTTGGAAATGTTATGCGCTCTGCCGGCTTTTTGG GTAGGTTTACTGTATGATGAGGTTTCGCTACAAAATGTTCTAGATATGATTGCTGATTGGACCCCCGAAGACATACAGAATTTAAGGAATAAG ATTGAAACCAGGTCAAACATCTATCGTTTTGCAGGATGGCTTGGACAGAAGATGCTTAAATGA
- the LOC102664313 gene encoding uncharacterized protein has translation MMNHRRRTQVVTSDDEEETPNPQYTQKRTRLSEQDNSNENKEEQKKEAVSKLPRPVEDAKPIGEPIKSSGKGKKEKRHYESFEFNGIKYTLVNYFFSLILHNLGILRLQTCSDFNFVSAGGSCSFQTRGKGPKDITQGNNGNVVVTGQWFYRPEEAEKKSGGNWKSCDTRELFYSFHRDDVHAEAVMHKCVVHYVPQHKQLPKRKDHPGFIVQKVYDNVEKKLWRLGDKGFEDIKQQEIDVLLEKTLQRIGELFDIEADETLNDGEDQMKIKKKLKEKKCFTS, from the exons atgaTGAATCATCGCCGTCGTACTCAAGTGGTAACGAGTGATGATGAAGAGGAAACACCAAACCCACAATACACACAGAAAAGGACGAGGCTTTCAGAGCAAGATAACAGTAATGAGAataaagaagaacaaaaaaaagaagcagtATCGAAACTGCCTCGTCCTGTGGAGGACGCTAAGCCTATTGGCGAGCCTATTAAGTCTTCgggaaaagggaaaaaagagaAGAGGCACTATGAATCCTTCGAGTTTAATGGGATCAAATATActcttgtaaattattttttctcattaattCTTCACAATTTAGGGATTTTAAGATTACAAACTTGTTccgattttaattttgtttctgcAGGAGGATCATGTTCTTTTCAAACCAGAGGAAAAGGGCCAAAA GACATTACACAAGGAAATAATGGCAACGTGGTAGTGACAGGGCAGTGGTTTTATCGTCCCGAAGAAGCTGAGAAAAAAAGTGGTGGCAATTGGAAATCGTGTGATACGAGGGAGTTGTTTTATAGTTTCCACCGTGATGATGTTCATGCTGAGGCTGTTATGCATAAGTGTGTGGTGCATTATGTTCCCCAACACAAACAACTTCCAAAACGTAAGGATCACCCAGGGTTTATTGTACAAAAGGTGTATGACAATGTGGAAAAAAAGCTTTGGAGGTTGGGTGATAAGGGCTTTGAGGATATTAAGCAGCAAGAGATTGATGTGCTTCTTGAGAAGACTCTACAACGTATTGGTGAATTATTTGACATCGAGGCTGATGAAACCCTTAACGATGGGGAAGaccaaatgaaaataaaaaaaaagctcaaGGAGAAAAAGTGTTTCACCTCTTGA
- the LOC100776280 gene encoding uncharacterized protein isoform X1: MVNRRRLTRVATSDDEDEAPRPQRTRKRMRLIEEDNDDDENEEEKQQEVPELPQPAEDAKPLGEPVRVSGKGRGRKRHYDSFEFDGIQYILEDPVLLVPEEKGQKPYVAIIKDITQSISGNVKVTGQWFYRPEEAEKKGGGNWQSCDTRELFYSFHRDDVPAEAVMHKCVVHFVPRHKQLPKRKDHPGFIVQKVYDTVERKLWRLSDKDYEDIKQQEIDVLVEKTLQRIGELLDLEPEEAPDDDEDQLKNRKSLRRKSVSPLDVSKEEEETLKSEQHPKSETPAGCITNPSEYYRILVEFNALTGDSHRDKWLERLLQRIHYMCDSNDSKERDKGLGNVNSDEINGGSKHRSSESANVCQDKVQKVWLIRIISPLATNHFLFFVLYISLFLNGYMNLSLSSPRPPPPPPNLQSSKSFIWPDAGVSAMVALEKASHDALSSDSMKYNQKLRQLAFNFQKNAVLARRLLSGELEPSKILNMTPNELKEGLVAEEKTKEEPDKIQHLQMTDARCSKCMDCKVALREIIQAGNNERYQLECVSCGHSWYASRDEVSMLTIDASDSKGNIGTAL, encoded by the exons ATGGTGAATCGTCGACGCCTCACCCGGGTGGCGACGAGCGACGATGAAGACGAGGCACCGCGTCCACAACGCACGCGGAAGAGGATGAGGCTTATCGAGGAAGATAACGATGATGACGAGAATGAAGAAGAGAAACAACAAGAGGTGCCGGAACTGCCTCAGCCTGCGGAGGACGCTAAGCCTCTTGGCGAACCCGTTAGGGTTTCGGGAAAAGGAAGAGGAAGGAAGAGGCACTATGATTCCTTCGAGTTCGATGGCATCCAATATATTCTC GAGGATCCTGTTCTTCTTGTACCCGAGGAGAAAGGCCAGAAGCCATATGTTGCAATTATTAAG GACATTACGCAGTCTATCAGTGGCAACGTGAAAGTGACGGGGCAGTGGTTTTATCGTCCCGAAGAAGCCGAGAAAAAAGGTGGTGGAAACTGGCAATCGTGTGATACCAGGGAACTGTTTTATAGTTTCCACCGTGACGATGTTCCTGCGGAGGCTGTTATGCACAAGTGTGTGGTACATTTTGTTCCCAGACACAAACAGCTTCCAAAGCGTAAGGATCACCCGGGGTTTATTGTACAGAAGGTGTATGACACTGTGGAAAGAAAGCTCTGGAGGCTGAGTGATAAGGATTATGAGGATATTAAGCAGCAAGAGATTGATGTGCTTGTTGAGAAGACTCTGCAACGTATTGGTGAACTACTTGACCTTGAGCCTGAGGAAGCCCCTGATGACGATGAGGatcaattgaaaaatagaaaaagcttAAGGAGAAAGAGTGTTTCACCTCTTGATGTTTcaaaggaggaagaagaaactCTTAAGAGTGAACAACATCCAAAGTCTGAAACACCAGCGGGTTGCATAACTAATCCCTCAGAGTATTATCGGATATTGGTAGAATTCAATGCACTAACTGGAGATAGCCATCGAGACAAATGGTTGGAGAGGTTGCTTCAACGCATTCATTACATGTGTGATTCTAATGATAGCAAAGAAAGGGACAAAGGATTAGGAAATGTCAATTCTGATGAAATCAACGGTGGAAGCAAGCATAGAAGTTCAGAGTCAGCAAATGTCTGTCAAGATAAGGTTCAGAAGGTGTGGCTAATCCGTATTATTAGTCCATTAGCAActaatcattttctcttttttgttctCTATATCTCCCTTTTTCTTAACGGGTATATGAATTTGTCTCTCTCTTCCCctcgccccccccccccccccccaaatctACAGAGTTCCAAGTCTTTTATTTGGCCAGATGCTGGTGTTTCAGCCATGGTTGCTCTCGAAAAAGCTTCTCATGATGCTCTCTCATCAGATTCTATGAAGTACAACCAAAAGTTGCGCCAATTAGCTTTTAATTTCCAG AAAAATGCAGTGTTAGCACGCCGTCTATTAAGTGGAGAGTTGGAGccttcaaaaatattaaatatgacaCCCAATGAATTAAAG GAGGGTTTGGTTGCTGAGGAAAAAACCAAGGAGGAGCCTGACAAGATCCAGCACTTGCAA ATGACAGATGCTCGCTGCTCAAAATGCATGGATTGTAAGGTGGCCTTGAGAGAGATTATCCAAGCTGGAAATAATGAACGTTATCAG CTGGAATGTGTTTCCTGTGGTCATTCCTGGTATGCCTCCCGGGATGAGGTGTCTATGCTGACCATAGATGCATCAGATTCTAAGGGAAACATAGGCACAGCGCTATAG
- the LOC100776280 gene encoding uncharacterized protein isoform X2 codes for MVNRRRLTRVATSDDEDEAPRPQRTRKRMRLIEEDNDDDENEEEKQQEVPELPQPAEDAKPLGEPVRVSGKGRGRKRHYDSFEFDGIQYILEDPVLLVPEEKGQKPYVAIIKDITQSISGNVKVTGQWFYRPEEAEKKGGGNWQSCDTRELFYSFHRDDVPAEAVMHKCVVHFVPRHKQLPKRKDHPGFIVQKVYDTVERKLWRLSDKDYEDIKQQEIDVLVEKTLQRIGELLDLEPEEAPDDDEDQLKNRKSLRRKSVSPLDVSKEEEETLKSEQHPKSETPAGCITNPSEYYRILVEFNALTGDSHRDKWLERLLQRIHYMCDSNDSKERDKGLGNVNSDEINGGSKHRSSESANVCQDKVQKSSKSFIWPDAGVSAMVALEKASHDALSSDSMKYNQKLRQLAFNFQKNAVLARRLLSGELEPSKILNMTPNELKEGLVAEEKTKEEPDKIQHLQMTDARCSKCMDCKVALREIIQAGNNERYQLECVSCGHSWYASRDEVSMLTIDASDSKGNIGTAL; via the exons ATGGTGAATCGTCGACGCCTCACCCGGGTGGCGACGAGCGACGATGAAGACGAGGCACCGCGTCCACAACGCACGCGGAAGAGGATGAGGCTTATCGAGGAAGATAACGATGATGACGAGAATGAAGAAGAGAAACAACAAGAGGTGCCGGAACTGCCTCAGCCTGCGGAGGACGCTAAGCCTCTTGGCGAACCCGTTAGGGTTTCGGGAAAAGGAAGAGGAAGGAAGAGGCACTATGATTCCTTCGAGTTCGATGGCATCCAATATATTCTC GAGGATCCTGTTCTTCTTGTACCCGAGGAGAAAGGCCAGAAGCCATATGTTGCAATTATTAAG GACATTACGCAGTCTATCAGTGGCAACGTGAAAGTGACGGGGCAGTGGTTTTATCGTCCCGAAGAAGCCGAGAAAAAAGGTGGTGGAAACTGGCAATCGTGTGATACCAGGGAACTGTTTTATAGTTTCCACCGTGACGATGTTCCTGCGGAGGCTGTTATGCACAAGTGTGTGGTACATTTTGTTCCCAGACACAAACAGCTTCCAAAGCGTAAGGATCACCCGGGGTTTATTGTACAGAAGGTGTATGACACTGTGGAAAGAAAGCTCTGGAGGCTGAGTGATAAGGATTATGAGGATATTAAGCAGCAAGAGATTGATGTGCTTGTTGAGAAGACTCTGCAACGTATTGGTGAACTACTTGACCTTGAGCCTGAGGAAGCCCCTGATGACGATGAGGatcaattgaaaaatagaaaaagcttAAGGAGAAAGAGTGTTTCACCTCTTGATGTTTcaaaggaggaagaagaaactCTTAAGAGTGAACAACATCCAAAGTCTGAAACACCAGCGGGTTGCATAACTAATCCCTCAGAGTATTATCGGATATTGGTAGAATTCAATGCACTAACTGGAGATAGCCATCGAGACAAATGGTTGGAGAGGTTGCTTCAACGCATTCATTACATGTGTGATTCTAATGATAGCAAAGAAAGGGACAAAGGATTAGGAAATGTCAATTCTGATGAAATCAACGGTGGAAGCAAGCATAGAAGTTCAGAGTCAGCAAATGTCTGTCAAGATAAGGTTCAGAAG AGTTCCAAGTCTTTTATTTGGCCAGATGCTGGTGTTTCAGCCATGGTTGCTCTCGAAAAAGCTTCTCATGATGCTCTCTCATCAGATTCTATGAAGTACAACCAAAAGTTGCGCCAATTAGCTTTTAATTTCCAG AAAAATGCAGTGTTAGCACGCCGTCTATTAAGTGGAGAGTTGGAGccttcaaaaatattaaatatgacaCCCAATGAATTAAAG GAGGGTTTGGTTGCTGAGGAAAAAACCAAGGAGGAGCCTGACAAGATCCAGCACTTGCAA ATGACAGATGCTCGCTGCTCAAAATGCATGGATTGTAAGGTGGCCTTGAGAGAGATTATCCAAGCTGGAAATAATGAACGTTATCAG CTGGAATGTGTTTCCTGTGGTCATTCCTGGTATGCCTCCCGGGATGAGGTGTCTATGCTGACCATAGATGCATCAGATTCTAAGGGAAACATAGGCACAGCGCTATAG
- the LOC100775188 gene encoding glutamate--cysteine ligase, chloroplastic isoform X1, whose protein sequence is MGSLDLKWNSSGCMVLRKVESTKTKGEDMSSLCGSSAYLYKRRGRRIRCREQRVNIVATGPAIDHAPVIAKPLTKDDLIDYFVSGCKPKHNWRIGTEHEKFGFELKTLRPINYKQISALLNRIATRFDWEKIMEGDNIIGLKNGKQSISLEPGGQFELSGMPLKTLHQTCDEINSHLYQAKTVAEEMGIGFLGLGFQPKWRLEDIPGVPKVRYNIMQNHLGKFGSPTIESLFMTCSVQVNLDFSSEADMIKKMRASIALQPLAAALFANSPFKEGVPNGYLTIRSHRVGQMDKSRAGILPFVFYDTFGFEKYVDYALDVPMLFVYRKNKYIDCRGMSFRDFMAGKLPVIPGQVPTLGDWENHLTTIFPEVRLKRYMEMRGADDGPLEMLCALPAFWVGLLYDEVSLQNVLDMIADWTPEDIQNLRNKVPITGLTTPVQGRLLQHIAEDTLKWAKDGLDRRCLNESVFLDPLKEVVGTGLTQADKLLEMYNNKWGNNIDPVFRERCY, encoded by the exons ATGGGATCCCTTGATCTGAAATGGAACTCATCGGGATGCATGGTTTTGAGAAAGGTAGAGTCAACTAAAACTAAAGGGGAAGATATGTCTTCCCTGTGTGGTAGTTCAGCCTATCTGTACAaaaggagaggaagaagaataaGATGCAGAGAACAAAGAGTAAATATTGTTGCTACGGGGCCAGCCATAGATCATGCTCCTGTTATTGCCAAGCCCTTGACTAAAGATGATCTAATTGACTACTTCGTATCTGGTTGCAAGCCCAAACATAACTGGAG AATAGGTACAGAGCACGAGAAGTTTGGTTTTGAGCTTAAAACTTTACGTCCgattaattacaaacaaatatcaGCTTTACTCAATCGCATAGCTACAAGATTTGATTGGGAAAAAATAATGGAAGGTGACAACATCATAGGACTCAAAAAT GGCAAGCAAAGCATATCATTAGAACCTGGTGGTCAATTTGAGCTTAGTGGTATGCCTTTGAAAACATTGCATCAAACTTGTGATGAGATTAATTCACATCTCTATCAG GCTAAAACTGTTGCTGAGGAAATGGGAATTGGATTTTTGGGATTAGGTTTTCAGCCTAAATGGAGACTGGAAGACATACCTGGAGTGCCTAAG GTACGATATAACATCATGCAAAATCACTTGGGTAAATTTGGCTCACCTACAATTGAATCATTGTTCATGACATGCTCAGTTCAG GTCAACCTGGACTTCAGTTCTGAAGCAGACATGATCAAGAAAATGCGTGCCAGTATTGCTTTGCAGCCT TTGGCAGCAGCCTTATTCGCTAATTCACCTTTCAAGGAAGGGGTTCCAAATGGTTATCTCACCATAAGAAG CCATAGGGTGGGTCAGATGGACAAAAGTCGCGCTGGCATACTCCCCTTTGTTTTTTATGACACTTTCGG GTTTGAGAAGTATGTTGATTACGCTCTTGATGTGCCAATGTTGTTTGTTTATCGAAAAAACAAGTACATTGACTGCCGGGGCATGTCATTCAgg GACTTCATGGCAGGTAAACTCCCTGTCATTCCTGGTCAGGTGCCAACGCTTGGTGACTGGGAAAATCATCTAACAACTATATTTCCTGAG GTCAGGCTAAAGAGGTACATGGAAATGAGGGGTGCTGATGATGGCCCTTTGGAAATGTTATGCGCTCTGCCGGCTTTTTGG GTAGGTTTACTGTATGATGAGGTTTCGCTACAAAATGTTCTAGATATGATTGCTGATTGGACCCCCGAAGACATACAGAATTTAAGGAATAAG gtTCCTATAACTGGTTTAACGACTCCAGTTCAAGGTAGACTGCTGCAACATATTGCAGAAGACACTTTGAAGTGGGCAAAG GATGGCTTGGACAGAAGATGCTTAAATGAATCCGTTTTCTTGGATCCATTGAAGGAAGTGGTTGGAACAG GTTTGACCCAAGCCGACAAGCTATTGGAGATGTATAATAACAAGTGGGGAAACAACATAGATCCTGTTTTCAGAGAGCGCTGCTACTAA